In Myripristis murdjan chromosome 5, fMyrMur1.1, whole genome shotgun sequence, the genomic stretch GCTCTCAGTATCACTATCACTCTCTATATCTGCATGTAAAACTCCAAAGTTCACACCTCCTCTGGGGtttgttgaaaggcattctgggaaatgtaggaaatcagaAATAGAAGAAGTGGAAGTAGATGAGGCAAGTTGTGGCAAAGGCCGACAATGAAAAAGTAAATCACTTTATCACAAAATTACTCctgaaatgcattaaaaatcaCAGACTGAGGAGATGTGAAGGAACactcctctgtacgtccagtggtttggttcctatgggttagcatttcatgttagcttagcataaatacTTGAAGTCTATGAGAGTCATTAGCCTAAGTctttcaaagtggaaaaaaagaaaccttacaGTCATGCTGAAGCTGGCTTATTTACGCAGTGTATCAAATGTATTTGGTATTtattcactttgatggagctaggctaatgactcccatagacttcaagtctttatgctaagctaacacaaaatgctacccataacatcttgtctcagtctgggaaaaGGAGTATTTTGCTCAAAATCTTGTGTTCCCTTAACAGTGAGAGAATCAGATGGGAGTTTCCTTTAACATTTAAatgctatttttctttttttacagctgtcagttttaCAATATTAGTTGTGAGGTAACCTTATGTTTGTTGCCCACCacgtcagccagccagtcaggtgaatctgtgtctctgtcctcctcagGCATCTCAGCCCCGGTGGTCTACTTCGTGGATTACACCTCCCACTGCATCTTCCTGGAGGAGATCGTGGGTTCGGTGACGGTGCGCGACCACATCGCCTCCACGCAGGAGACCCACCCGAACCCGGAGCGGGAGCTGGAGCCGCTGGCCGACGGGATGGGGCAAATCCTGGCGCGGATGCACGACGAGGACGTGATCCACGGAGACCTGACCACGTCCAACATGCTGCTGAGGAGCGGCGCGTCCGACCTGGTGCTCATCGACTTCGGCCTGAGCTACATCTCCGCCCTGCCCGAGGACAAGGGCGTGGACCTGTACGTGCTGGAGAAGGCCTTCCTCAGCACCCACCCCAACACCGAGGCGCTGTTCGACAAGCTGCTGAAGAGCTACGCGGCGGCGTCCAAGAAGTCCCCGGCGGTCATCAAGAAACTGGACGAGGTGCGgctgagagggaggaagagatcCATGGTGGGATGAGGAGGGACACGCCTCTGCTGGCACTGAGCCGCTGAACTTCTGTTATCATGCAGAGCGGAAGAAAAGCTAGAGCCAGCGTGATAAGATAAAGATGTTTTGTAATAAATACCTTCACTGTGGTGGCatgtttgttcttttgtttgttatCAGGCATCATGTGATGAAAGCCACTGTAATGTTCAgccagagtggaaaaaaaaatacccgaCTGTAACGTTAAAGTAGGGCTgggatatataaataaaatgaatttcatgGTAATCAAAAGGAATTATGTTGTAGTCTAAACTGCTGTTCATTTCACTGAACTACACGGTAATATAAAGTATAACAAAACTAATTTTACGGTATAATTCAGATATACATTCAGATATAATTTTCATGGAAGATCTCTCTATATTATTTATTAGACAACAGAATTGCACGTCACAGTAACTCAGTATCATTAAGAATTTACTCTTAATTACTTGCCTAGTTGAAAAACGGTTAAATAAGTTCAATTAAATATAGAAAAGTatcatttcatcactgtaatgcAGTTGAATCAAGATGAATGAATTATTTCTCAGCCATAACTTGAACTTTGCAGTTGAATTGCAGACGTCTGTGTGATTTCATACACCTCCCCTTGtaataaaaaaaggatttaGCAGAGTTATCTGGCCAAACAGGACGCAGTGTGCCTGCAAGCCTCACACCTCTCCTGGCTGATCAAAGGCAAAGCCACGTGACGTTTTATGAGCTCAGCGAGGCTGTTTGCACCGTCTGGACTCACCTGAAACAAACTGCCGTGTCAGAGTTTACCTTCGTCCTCGGCTCTCACCATGAGCACGCGAACCCACACCTGAACCCCGATGGCACAGCGGAGAAACATGGGATTTATGATCAAAGTCATAGTTATTGTTTTGCACTGCAGAGGTAAGATTTTAAACATTACATTGTTGTCTGAGCTTCAAGTTCTCAGAGTAGAGCAAAGGTCGGCTGGTTTTGTCTTTCGCAGTTTtgcctggtgtgtgtggacGTTTGTTTGGTTTCACTGTTCAGAGAGGGCCTGTGTGTGACAGCGTTACACCTGCTTCCTCTGTCagtgaaagcttttttttttagcatcagactcacaaatgttttattaacCTCAGACGGggaactgggtcagttgcagtcgCTTGAATTCTCAAGGAAAATATGTATTAGCATAAgtgaaatgacaagaaatagaaaaggaaatcaaatataatataaaatgtgcatttgaaatttgtaaccaaaaaaaaagtatgtgcattaatcctaatttgtaaaaaaaaaaaaaaaaagtacctgcATTATGAGCATTATCTAGAAATATGTGTATTAATCCTACAATaatatataacaatatatacagaaataagacaGAGTATGTAAAAAGTACACCTATATATAGCACATATAAACAGGGGTATTGCTCTATTGGATTACTGCGAAGTTCTACCTGTATAAAATGATTGGACAGTTAAATAGTTAAATCAACAGTTAAATGGTGCAGGATAATGTGtacatcctcctctcctgttcactcccatgatgctttgcattgcaccTGCAGAGACAGCAGGCGATGTTCCCAGGGACCTCGAGTCCCTCAGATGTTTTTTCAAGCTGCAAACAGCTACGTGTTAATTCAACATAAAAGGAGGAATAATGTCATTACCTGTGgtttattaacaaaaaatgcataaacTGTGAGTGCATGTTCAGTGAATTACATCTGCAGTGGTGTTTATGGACAAGCTGCTTCCAAAGACTCTCATTCAAACACAGGTCACATATCAAACATTACAAACATGATGTGATAAAAGAATTAATGTTTTTCCATGTTACTTTATTGGAATAATAGatcaagtaattttttttttttttttcatttttacataatCTCACTTGACTCATGACAGACAATTATTTTAGACAAACTTTAGTATTAAGTAGTGAAGAAACCCCAGATCTCAGTACTGCCTGAGCCCCTGCTCTGTGGTGACAGGTGTCACCTGAGAGGGAAGGGAGACACTTCAGTCACAGCCTACTTCCATCAGcatatctggaaaaaaaaaacataattagatagatttactttattgattctGCAAGGTTTGGAAGTTAATTCCTATTTGAGTTAATTTACAATTTATATAGATTTACAGTGTTTCTGCATATAAATATTTGCATACTTGTGTCTACACAGTTATTTACAAATTTAAACAGCTACATCAGCACCTACAAGTCAGAATAACCTGAATCTACCTCAGTGGCTTTACTCACATTTACCTGAGTTTAGCCTCCTTctagcctctgattggttcGTTCAGCGACATGTGAGTCAGGATGAAggtcatgctgctgctgtgaggatgatgaagtgGGGAGAGCAGTACAGTCTGTTCAAGAAAGTTATCCGTCTCCATCCGACTGTTTCCTCTCATTCGGACTGATTgaaataaagtggatcaatacaaagaatacaagaaaaagaaaaacctttgcatagactatatatgtcatgaaaaatatctgcaaaatatctatataagagaatatgtatatatctatatggaATAGATGTATAGTCATAATGTATAATAAGGACACCTCAACATCATCTGGTGACATCATCTGCCACCAGAGACTGCACACCCTGCTGTTCACCAGTAGAGGGCAGGCGAACACAGacttgggtttggggtttagttccTCTTTAAAAGTTTAGTGtctgcttcatcctcctcttcatcaccgcCACCCAGCACAGACACCACGTGGGCCCTCACACTGTAGCCtgacccctgtgtgtgtgtgtgtgtgtgtgtgtgtgtgtgtgtgtgtgtgtgtgtgtgtgtgtgtgtgtgtgtgttgcaggctcCTGGGCTGACACCACCAGGACCCTCAGCGTGCTGTCCGGCTCGGATGTGACCCTCGGCTGCCTGTTCGAGAAGCTCTCCAGGTTCGTGCACTGGAGCGCGTTCACGGTGGAGTGGAACGTGGCGGACAGGCGCGCGGCCAAGCGCACGGTGTACACCCTGGAGGACGGGAGCGCGCACGTGAGCAGGGAGGGCTGCCAGGTGGACCGactggagctgcagaggagcaACGCGTCCCTGCAGCTGCGCAACGTGACGGTGGGAGACCAGGGCCTGTACACCTGCAGGGTCATCACACCTGTCGTGCACACCGAGGCCACGCTGCTGGAAGTGCTGGGTACACCTGTCTCACTATCActgtctattctattctattctattctgtcatcaaatttacttttaatttactTGGGTTGAAGGTGCAGCTCCTCACAAGAAATCCCCTCGCTGACAGAGAGATACTCAGTGAAAGAGAGGCAGTTTTCATCTTCTCTTCGTCTGGCAGTGCAGGTCTTTTATTTGGTCCTGCGATCAGTAGATTGGAAGCACTATGAGAATATCTaaggccacctccagggggcgacacaGAGCGCTGAAACTGGCCCAGCTGGTTGTTAAGAAGATACACAAAAGCTTAGACGAATGAAatcagggcaaaaaaaaaaaaaaaaaaacggttttcctcttagtccagtcattttatgaaaaagcctaggacaaattgcaagagaagcaaactcagctgattttgtatcctcagtttgtcctgagtgagggggaaaaaagtcccaaggaatcccattggttgaaagttttgaaaatcacctctatatgaccatataataccaaaaacactgtttttaacacacaggggaaagaggtTCAAAATTTACTtgcagatatcactataaaaattcacaagttgattacacacacaaagacaagaaaaaaagtcagttacaagttctttgaattattctgtttacacatgcatatcacacattatctggtttgatatgcgctaataaggaatataaggaataaatgccagaacagatatttaaacagtggattcaAAGGTTACTTCAGTGGATtcaaaggttactatatatatagtaacctttgaATCCAGAGAGTTTAAAAAACCAGAGAGTTTAAAAACTGATACTTTGgactgtgaatatttttttttttatgtttttatttttattttttttatttttgagggggggtggggttgtggatagtgtgtgtgtgggaatgggGGGGGTGGGAGTAGTGTGTGGCAGGTGTGGGGTTGAGGATGCtgtgtttggggtgggggggttagggttagggttagcaaagGGGATTGCAAAGGGGAATGGACTGACATttaatggatgtgtgtgtgtgtgtgtgtgtgtgtgtgtgtgtgtgtgtgtgtgtgtgtgtgtgtgtgtgtgtgtgtgtgagtgtggtagggtgtggtggggtggggttttactccctcctcctccttcgaGGAGTCAGGAATTTGATGACTCTTCCCACCCAGATGCGAATcttggacttgttttttttgcgAGGCTTTTCCTCGTCTCGGTCTCCAGAGTCGACGCCCGACGCTTTGCTGCAGTGGAGGGcttccttctgctcctccttctcctcctcctccttcttctcttcctccttctcctcctcaggctcctccttctcctcctccttctcctctgcccTCAGCTCAGTCTTCACTTCTGCATCCTTGTTCTGGAGCATTTCAAGCTGGCTGAGgaccttcttctcctcctcctctgcacccAGCTTTATTTTCAGCTCCCCAATCTCTGAGTCCTTCTCCTTGATAACTGATTCCAGCTTCCCGATGGTCTGGAAAAGGCACTTCTCATCCTTCTTGGCCCTGATCAGCAGGTGCATGTCCCGCCGGGCCATGGTCTTCTGTTTGAGGATGATGTACCTTTGCCTCTCGATCTTTTCCTTGAGGCCTGAGTTCTGTGTCTCATAGAACTCCCTCGCCCTGGTCTCAGCCTCCAGTTTGCTGGAGAGCTCCTGGTTCTTTTGGATGGCCTCCTCCAATTTTTGAAGGAGAGCCTCCTCCTTCGGATTCTGGAGGGCCTCCTCTCTgggctccttcagctcctgctggctgctggaggtCTGGCAGgcgtcctgctgctcctccctgcAAGCCAAGCACTTTTCAGCCTCGGAGGTCTCAGGAGTCTCAAAGGTCTCAAGGGTCTCAGGGATGCTGGAGGTCTTGGAGGTGTCAGTGTTGTGAGGAGTCTTCACAGGAGCCTTGCTGTTCTGGCAGGTGCCCTGCTCGTCCAGCCTACAAGCCCAGAAGTTTTTGGCTTGGGTGAAGGAGATTTTGGAGGTCTCAGATCTGTTTGGAGTCTCTGAGATCTCAAGGGTCTCTGAGGTCTCAGGGTTGTTGAAGCTCTTGGAGATCAGAGTGTTCTGGCTGGAGTCCTGCTGCTCCTGGAT encodes the following:
- the tp53rk gene encoding EKC/KEOPS complex subunit TP53RK, with product MAEESSMAAAELLRQAELLKQGAEARLYRAVFLGRPAVVKQRFPKRYRHPVLDERLTHRRTVQEVRSILRCRKAGISAPVVYFVDYTSHCIFLEEIVGSVTVRDHIASTQETHPNPERELEPLADGMGQILARMHDEDVIHGDLTTSNMLLRSGASDLVLIDFGLSYISALPEDKGVDLYVLEKAFLSTHPNTEALFDKLLKSYAAASKKSPAVIKKLDEVRLRGRKRSMVG